A genomic region of Arachis stenosperma cultivar V10309 chromosome 9, arast.V10309.gnm1.PFL2, whole genome shotgun sequence contains the following coding sequences:
- the LOC130949777 gene encoding uncharacterized protein LOC130949777, which produces MELPSTSTPQPSSSSAIPSQPLPNPKGGINAISLRSRTQFQERSPKPSSSIIVTQYENVIEIEKIEEEDEAEEVVEDEVPQPRSEVSKDKNVLEEVAQQIPFPTLARKAKKRVELDSKMVEMFKKFEVTIPLFDDIHQVPKYAEFLKDLCMNKYRIHELETIPLGSSISALMGVISEKYGDPGPCTMDGVQFIDCMCDLGACVSIMPLSIYHILKLPPLKRSAAKFVLADKSIITMTGIAEDVLVNIKGLVFSIDFHILEMPPSESKRTSSILLGRPFLRTSRFKLDVYSRTYSFEIDGRVLSFSLDEDMTHPPEDHSIFRCDIVDNVVAEVHYANLDEKSMIEGSSVGSPHECEENTIPFLDPPKVQLESQEQHVELKPLPPHLKYAYLDEAHKFPVIVAKELTPQQEEKLLQVLRRNKRVIG; this is translated from the coding sequence ATGGAACTACCTTCTACCTCTACCCCTCAACCTTCAAGTTCTAGTGCCATACCCTCTCAACCTCTACCCAACCCTAAgggtggcatcaatgccatTAGCTTGAGGTCCAGAACTCAATTTCAAGAGAGGAGTCCAAAGCCATCTAGCTCAATAATAGTCACTCAATATGAGAATGTGATTgaaatagaaaaaattgaaGAGGAGGATGAAGCAGAAGAGGTAGTCGAAGATGAAGTCCCTCAACCAAGGAGTGAAGTCTCTAAAGACAAGAATGTCTTGGAGGAAGTTGCTCAACAAATTCCGTTTCCTACATTGGCAAGGAAAGCCAAGAAGCGTGTAGAGCTTGACTCCAAAATGGTGGAGATGTTCAAGAAATTTGAGGTAACTATCCCTCTCTTTGATGATATCCAtcaagtacctaaatatgcagAGTTTCTTAAGGATTTGTGTATGAACAAATATAGAATCCATGAGTTGGAAACTATTccattggggagttctatttcGGCTTTAATGGGAGTAATATCGGAAAAGTATGGTGATCCGGGCCCTTGTACCATGGATGGAGTTCAATTCATTGATTGTATGTGTGATCTTGGTGCATGCGTTAGTATTATGCCTCTTTCCATTTATCATATATTGAAGCTCCCACCGTTGAAGCGGTCGGCGGCTAAGTTTGTCTTGGCGGATAAGAGCATAATAACTATGACGGGTATTGCAGAAGATGTTTTGGTAAACATAAAGGGTTTGGTATTTTCGATTGATTTTCATATCCTTGAGATGCCACCTAGTGAATCCAAAAGGACATCGTCTATCTTACTTGGGAGGCCATTTTTGAGGACCTCTAGGTTCAAATTGGATGTCTATTCGAGAACTTATTCTTTTGAGATCGACGGAAGAGTTCTAAGCTTTAGCCTTGATGAAGACATGACGCACCCACCGGAGGATCATTCCATATTCCGGTGTGACATAGTTGACAATGTTGTGGCCGAAGTACATTATGCAAATCTAGATGAGAAGAGTATGATTGAAGGATCAAGTGTGGGGAGCCCCCATGAATGTGAAGAGAACACCATACCCTTTCTGGATCCACCAAAAGTTCAACTGGAAAGTCAAGAACAACATGTAGAGTTAAAACCACTACCGCCCCACCTAAAATATGCCTATCTTGATGAAGCTCACAAGTTCCCGGTAATTGTTGCAAAGGAACTCACACCTCaacaagaggagaagttgcttcAAGTGTTGAGGAGGAACAAAAGAGTTATAGGATAG